From Anopheles darlingi chromosome 2, idAnoDarlMG_H_01, whole genome shotgun sequence, the proteins below share one genomic window:
- the LOC125950588 gene encoding calcium-activated chloride channel regulator 1-like translates to MARTLVLPVLVVLAGLCTSAANGASSITVEKSAYKNVVIEIRDNIPVDNCQTILQNLEIMLTSASQYLFNALDSRVYFGEVSVILPNHWPQTCIPYNQTRTSASGETSDVTIRPHTKAEPSIWTQQYAGCGEPGEQIFLDPDILGRETIWREFIREWAKYRYGVFDEIGYDRDPVYPRCYINDDHKVKLTGCSDAPVNDEGLCGSPSSPVPVPYNISRVLDANARTSIMFAAEAKSVTMFCDEGTHNRYAPTKHNQMCDRRSTYDVILKHSDFAPQNQMEFNPSVIINTVPKFSYKSRKLTRYVLVIGQTFVMRERETWSFLRRAIRKWIVYDLPASKTEIGIALANDTATYDMLPITSLQIEKNKDRIASFIPYTSSDLNRPTCLSCGISDAIHMLNEQTRHHGPASSIILVIAPGMDIEHESLARSARASKIRIATINYPIVEPRRPLDPLAHETGGAAYSVFECRDNSEKSLVTTYFELSNALYNIGKQYYEGNRNEFPVEIFRRVLVDSVGETNSQRSSRTVTGNFMLDPFMGPPAEFFIYVHNSENPLVSNVRLTNPNGIVYGSMSDARASVRQLSLLSTINETGIWNYSIERFQGNPQPHYVQVIATPRSKYAPVIAARAWVHRGKSGGPIVIFAEVKKGDLPVVSAQVEVTVTRLDRICERFREPVVMQGGSSERFLLLDTGAGDPDITKADGIYSRYFNADEFGGPGTYQLEVTVSDRGNTAYTLAEGASYTGTSSVQPGRCCGSVVPIPQKQSLDSFERILPPMTVFVSHADLVSASKVPVGRISDLSADVEGMKVRLSWTSPDMGGRNVAKYEVKYATTIKDIVDNFDTAAVLWQHDEPFTFSTGEGSEFTMNITHEPHLFGQILYFAIRPYSTLTKDVEPGPISNYVRAFVTKPKPTTLYPPSSTGGTESYDSIWSSYDGIAKNGGDGDSMDIIPRIAKTMDLGPELLLPIIAGILLLLALILIYCWFCVVKKRHDTHDDEQKKPIKSFKSDTKLSSSHSVIVTAAAGHASSPSSNSTNSSSSSPNHHQHAGQTILSQSNSYDLGLSDHQQTVGIPTIYNIDDDVLLAKKRYSAVINMGGAGGPAHPMEQQLIEELKQQQHIIDTQSFILPNVHPSGVQSGANNGTLLNGNNNNNNNNNCSVSIISTTSNNTTLTRTYNPNAATATIMVGGRTLSPYESWSASQLLQEHEQQHQRRHSPTLIDDLIDNNVHQTFYNAPLGGQSGGGGGGVGGLHHHIPTHLHGANDQMSLLNNNHMSENGGTPPAVPPLPIYTTSPSSGTVGGIDNTTSYVYGPSHGSSSGGSVHSVGGMGGTTTGNNGSGTDTKKRRNVTMV, encoded by the exons ATTATGCTAACATCGGCCTCGCAGTACCTCTTCAATGCGCTCGATAGCCGAGTGTACTTCGGCGAAGTGTCCGTCATACTGCCAAACCACTGGCCGCAAACGTGCATACCGTACAATCAAACGCGCACCTCGGCCAGCGGTGAGACGAGTGATGTAACGATCCGGCCGCACACCAAGGCGGAACCCTCGATCTGGACGCAACAGTACGCCGGGTGCGGGGAACCGGGCGAGCAGATCTTCCTCGATCCCGACATTCTCGGCCGGGAAACGATTTGGCGGGAGTTTATCCGCGAGTGGGCCAAATACCGGTACGGCGTGTTCGACGAGATCGGGTACGATCGGGATCCAGTGTATCCGCGGTGCTACATCAACGATGACCACAAGGTGAAGCTGACCGGGTGCTCCGATGCACCGGTCAACGACGAGGGACTGTGCGGCAGTCCGTCCTCACCCGTTCCGGTCCCGTACAACATAAGCCGCGTGCTGGATgcgaacgcacgcaccagCATCATGTTCGCGGCGGAAGCCAAGAGCGTGACCATGTTCTGTGACGAGGGCACACACAATCGGTACGCGCCGACGAAACACAATCAGATGTGTGACCGGCGTAGCACGTACGACGTCATCCTGAAGCACTCGGACTTTGCGCCCCAAAACCAGATGGAATTCAACCCTTCGGTCATCATTAACACGGTACCGAAGTTTAGCTACAAATCGCGCAAGCTGACGCGTTACGTCCTCGTGATCGGACAGACGTTCGTGATGCGAGAACGGGAAACGTGGAGCTTCCTGCGGCGCGCGATACGCAAATGGATCGTGTACGATCTCCCGGCGAGCAAGACGGAGATCGGTATTGCGCTGGCGAACGATACGGCAACGTACGATATGCTCCCGATCACGTCGCTACAGATCGAGAAGAACAAGGACCGGATCGCATCGTTCATCCCGTACACATCGAGCGATCTCAACCGTCCGACCTGCCTGAGCTGTGGCATCTCCGATGCGATCCACATGCTAAACGAACAGACGCGCCACCACGGTCCGGCCAGTTCGATCATCCTCGTCATAGCACCGGGCATGGACATCGAGCACGAGTCGCTGGCACGTTCCGCGCGCGCCTCTAAGATCCGGATCGCCACCATCAACTATCCGATCGTCGAACCACGGCGGCCACTCGATCCACTAGCGCACGAAACGGGCGGCGCGGCCTACTCCGTGTTCGAGTGTCGGGACAATTCGGAGAAATCGCTCGTCACCACCTACTTCGAGCTATCGAACGCACTCTACAACATCGGCAAGCAGTACTACGAAGGCAACCGGAACGAGTTTCCGGTCGAGATTTTCCGGCGCGTACTGGTCGATTCGGTGGGTGAGACGAACTCGCAGCGCAGCAGCCGTACGGTGACCGGGAACTTTATGCTCGATCCCTTCATGGGCCCACCGGCCGAGTTCTTTATCTACGTGCACAACTCGGAGAATCCGCTCGTCTCGAACGTGCGCCTCACGAATCCGAACGGCATCGTGTACGGCTCGATGAGTGATGCGCGGGCCTCCGTCCGTCAGCTGTCGCTCCTGTCGACGATCAACGAAACCGGCATCTGGAACTACTCGATCGAGCGGTTCCAGGGTAATCCGCAACCACACTACGTGCAGGTGATCGCAACGCCCCGCTCCAAGTACGCACCGGTCATAGCGGCCCGTGCCTGGGTCCATCGTGGTAAATCCGGTGGTCCGATCGTGATCTTTGCCGAGGTGAAGAAGGGCGATCTGCCTGTCGTGTCGGCCCAGGTCGAGGTGACGGTAACCCGGCTCGATCGAATCTGTGAGCGCTTCCGGGAGCCGGTGGTGATGCAGGGTGGTAGCAGCGAGCGGTTCCTGCTGCTCGATACGGGTGCCGGCGATCCCGACATCACCAAGGCGGACGGTATCTACTCGCGCTACTTCAATGCGGACGAATTCGGTGGTCCGGGAACGTACCAGCTCGAGGTGACGGTGAGCGATCGGGGCAATACGGCCTACACGCTAGCGGAAGGGGCCAGTTACA CCGGAACGTCCAGTGTGCAACCGGGACGTTGCTGCGGTAGTGTCGTGCCAATCCCGCAGAAACAATCGCTCGACTCGTTCGAGCGTATCCTGCCCCCGATGACGGTGTTCGTGAGCCACGCGGATCTGGTCAGTGCATCGAAGGTCCCGGTCGGTCGCATCAGCGATCTGAGCGCCGACGTCGAGGGGATGAAGGTGCGGCTTAGCTGGACCTCACCGGACATGGGTGGCCGGAATGTGGCAAAGTACGAGGTGAAGTACGCGACCACGATCAAGGACATTGTCGATAACTTCGATACGGCAGCCGTACTCTGGCAGCATGACGAACCGTTCACGTTCTCCACCGGTGAGGGCAGCGAGTTTACGATGAACATCACGCACGAACCGCACCTATTCGGCCAGATTCTGTACTTTGCCATCCGGCCGTACTCGACACTGACGAAGGACGTCGAGCCTGGGCCAATCTCGAActatgtgcgtgcgttcgtcacgaaaccgaaaccgacgacACTCTATCCACCATCGAGTACCGGTGGCACGGAGAGCTACGATTCGATCTGGTCCTCGTACGACGGTATCGCCAAGAACGGAGGAGACGGTGACAGTATGGATATCATACCGCGCATCGCAAAAACGATGGACCTCGGaccggagctgctgctaccgatcaTTGCCGGcattctgctactgctggctcTCATCCTTATCTACTGCTGGTTTTGCGTGGTGAAGAAGCGCCACGAtacgcacgacgacgagcagaagAAACCGATCAAATCGTTCAAGAGCGACACCAAGCTGTCGAGCAGCCACAGTGTGATCGTAACGGCCGCGGCCGGTCACGCCTCTTCGCCCTCCTCTAACTCAACCAACTCGTCTTCGTCATCACCGaatcaccatcagcatgcTGGGCAAACGATTCTCTCCCAGTCAAACTCATACGATCTGGGGCTTAGCGATCATCAGCAGACGGTGGGCATTCCGACGATCTACAATATTGACGATGATGTGCTACTGGCCAAGAAGCGTTACAGTGCCGTGATCAACATGGGGGGAGCCGGTGGCCCAGCTCACCCGATGGAGCAACAGCTGATCGAGGAgctaaagcagcagcagcacattatCGACACGCAGTCCTTCATTCTACCGAACGTGCATCCTAGCGGTGTCCAATCGGGCGCTAACAATGGAACACTACTCAACgggaataataataataacaacaacaacaactgcagtGTCAGCATAATCTCGACGACATCGAACAATACGACCTTGACCCGGACATACAATCCGAATGCGGCCACCGCGACCATCATGGTCGGTGGACGAACGCTCAGCCCGTACGAATCCTGGTCGGCGTCACAGTTGCTGCAGgaacatgagcagcagcaccagcgtcgCCATAGCCCCACGCTCATCGATGATCTCATCGATAACAATGTCCACCAGACGTTCTACAATGCGCCACTGGGTGGTCaatccggcggcggcggcggcggtgtcggtggaCTGCATCATCATATACCAACGCACCTGCATGGCGCCAATGATCAGATGTCGCTGCTGAACAACAACCACATGAGCGAGAATGGCGGAACGCCACCGGCGGTGCCACCACTGCCGATCTACACGACCAGCCCATCGTCGGGTACGGTTGGCGGTATCGACAATACAACTTCGTACGTGTACGGTCCGAGTCACGGTTCCTCGTCCGGTGGATCCGTGCATAGCGTTGGCGGTATGGGAGGGACGACAACGGGCAACAACGGTAGTGGCACCGATACGAAGAAGCGCCGCAATGTCACGATGGTTTAA
- the LOC125950596 gene encoding uncharacterized protein LOC125950596, whose translation MDEPSSRRCRLCLLSQFMLVPMFPPKEPVNDSLLKKILECTSLEIVYEHDHSSFICIKCIVDVEQFYSFRERCRQSDRLLRQTHHDPSFKEDEAMVVDLEDNDELSMLTMELTETCFEPTVLLELDSFVGPTKLVHIGYNYRVVRVNDDREVLIHRQHRYYRLNEQHQQFQPEPSNQWICVARGRTGCMAALTITGTAQYPVALFTSKAVKHNHASSMVQNIGTREGQSTVEQTVQVLPNYKFLTDCQQRLRLLAYGYRYRLRRALFNDGLSLWVCEQDKSGGCEARVMLSYENERELLEYDQAHNHPPVKDSTRRSPNTQSALMAQRKPKDGANLHHGYNFTIMDGNLIFGRNCYRASKPSLATLWRCTGPTCSGELRVKRKVAKLANKQHNHPPALQHANKHSQPKLLQQGINYRLVTDGIGTVWLVYRKQKFIFKSSLKNGTTEWNCIWRRLGCQAVLQMVPDEQIVYAISSNNHRHRVRNTLEKYFLAESGRTDAETTLLSLEEYELRWNVRSRPIICRKDERFYARKAFTNGTVVWNCTRSLVTCCRAYIVIDKSGAIAEKWDEHDHTPKSSLKDRPAANGKMVNANDLVTSPGPMRLMAGGFNYRRIHDVHLDLEIIIFAGHMFYREHNVAEGEGNIWYFCLPQNEPDPCPAKITLKHNGLLAEQSGGHSHTEALVPRTVQPDRTEQVTISGANYDLIFTMAKCNSFIRHDGCTYRIHKVLAAQSCSQWRCIHSDAGCQAALTVPLSLELPAFSNGSPHAHTTNANVTGQSRKGRNAKIEGVVEDFRSQTEIVPVTPLFDWAQERVTKEESTSKAIDPNAIITFQNGQLYVRNVCVDGTDVSPWICAFHWALNCTARFDEDEGSAWTHNHDRFAAVSSPERFGMLKTLISQGFIPQGGPMLLMPGASTFSQYQLLPSSVHRQSQRNVTLIIDDNRYNFYKAKNNGEWLWRCVRHRWQGCKIGVAVSHCFGKYHFQPYGTINHNHT comes from the exons ATGGACGAACCGAG CTCCCGACGGTGCCGGCTTTGCCTGCTCAGTCAATTCATGCTTGTGCCCATGTTCCCGCCCAAGGAACCAGTCAACGATAGCCTGCTGAAGAAGATCCTCGAATGCACCTCGCTGGAGATCGTGTACGAGCACGATCATAGTTCGTTCATCTGCATCAAGTGCATCGTGGATGTGGAGCAGTTCTACAGCTTTCGAGAACGCTGCCGCCAGAGCGACCGCTTGCTACGCCAAACGCATCATGATCCATCGTTTAAGGAAGATGAAGCGATGGTAGTCGACCTGGAGGACAATGACGAGCTGAGCATGCTGACGATGGAGCTAACGGAAACGTGCTTTGAGCCGACGGTTTTGTTAGAACTGGACTCCTTTGTTGGTCCCACCAAGCTCGTGCACATCGGGTACAACTATCGCGTGGTGCGTGTGAACGACGACCGGGAAGTGCTTATCCATCGACAACACCGGTATTATCGGTTGAacgagcagcaccaacagtttCAGCCAGAGCCCAGCAACCAGTGGATATGTGTTGCGCGAGGTCGTACTGGCTGTATGGCTGCGCTAACGATCACAGGGACGGCGCAGTACCCCGTAGCGCTTTTCACCAGCAAGGCCGTCAAACATAATCATGCTTCGAGTATGGTACAGAACATCGGTACGCGAGAAGGCCAGTCCACGGTCGAGCAGACGGTACAGGTGCTACCCAACTATAAGTTTCTGACGGATTGTCAGCAACGGTTAAGGCTGCTAGCATACGGCTATCGTTACCGACTGAGGCGTGCACTGTTCAACGATGGATTAAGTCTATGGGTCTGTGAACAGGACAAATCGGGTGGCTGCGAGGCGCGTGTTATGTTGTCGTATGAAAATGAAAGGGAACTGTTGGAATACGACCAAGCACACAACCATCCTCCGGTGAAGGATAGCACGCGTCGCTCACCAAACACCCAGAGCGCACTGATGGCTCAAAGGAAGCCAAAGGATGGAGCCAATCTGCACCATGGCTACAACTTTACCATCATGGACGGGAATCTCATCTTCGGTAGGAACTGCTACAGAGCGAGTAAACCTTCGTTGGCCACGCTGTGGCGCTGCACAGGGCCAACGTGCAGTGGGGAGTTACGGGTAAAACGCAAAGTGGCTAAACtggccaacaaacaacacaatcacCCACCGGCGCTACAGCATGCCAACAAGCATTCGCAACCGAAATTATTGCAACAGGGCATCAACTATCGTCTCGTCACGGACGGCATCGGCACCGTCTGGTTGGTGTATCGGAAGCAAAAATTTATCTTTAAATCGAGCCTCAAAAATGGCACCACCGAATGGAACTGCATCTGGCGAAGGCTGGGGTGTCAAGCGGTGTTGCAGATGGTTCCAGACGAGCAGATAGTTTACGCCATTTCCTCGAAtaaccatcggcatcgggtaCGAAACACGCTGGAAAAATATTTCCTTGCCGAATCCGGTCGGACTGACGCCGAAACGACACTGTTGTCACTGGAGGAGTACGAGCTGCGTTGGAACGTTCGGTCGCGGCCGATCATATGCCGAAAGGATGAACGATTCTACGCCCGGAAAGCATTCACTAATGGAACGGTGGTGTGGAACTGCACACGTTCGTTGGTAACCTGTTGTAGGGCGTACATAGTGATCGACAAAAGCGGCGCGATCGCTGAGAAGTGGGATGAGCATGATCATACACCGAAAAGCTCGCTCAAGGATAGACCAGCTGCCAATGGCAAAATGGTTAATGCGAACGATCTTGTCACGAGCCCCGGTCCGATGCGCCTGATGGCCGGAGGATTCAACTACCGCCGGATACATGATGTGCATCTCGATTTAGAGATTATCATTTTCGCGGGTCACATGTTTTACCGGGAGCACAACGTTGCCGAAGGTGAAGGGAACATCTGGTACTTCTGTCTGCCGCAAAACGAGCCCGATCCGTGCCCGGCTAAGATTACCCTTAAACACAATGGACTGTTGGCCGAGCAAAGTGGAGGACATAGTCACACGGAAGCATTGGTTCCGCGAACCGTTCAACCAGACCGCACCGAACAGGTTACGATCAGCGGAGCAAATTATGATCTCATCTTCACGATGGCCAAGTGTAATTCCTTTATCCGACATGACGGTTGTACGTACCGAATACACAAAGTACTTGCCGCGCAGAGTTGCTCCCAGTGGCGCTGTATTCACAGCGATGCCGGATGCCAAGCGGCACTTACTGTTCCGCTCTCCCTCGAGCTACCGGCATTTAGTAACGGTAGTCCACACGCCCATACGACAAACGCAAATGTGACCGGTCAATCGCGCAAGGGCCGAAACGCGAAGATAGAGGGGGTAGTTGAAGACTTTCGATCGCAAACGGAAATAGTACCGGTTACCCCTCTGTTCGATTGGGCCCAAGAGCGAGTGACTAAGGAGGAATCAACATCCAAAGCCATCGATCCCAATGCGATAATAACGTTTCAGAACGGACAGCTGTACGTGCGAAACGTCTGCGTCGATGGCACGGATGTGTCCCCGTGGATTTGTGCCTTCCACTGGGCGCTGAACTGCACGGCTCGGTTTGACGAGGATGAGGGAAGCGCTTGGACCCACAATCACGATCGTTTCGCTGCCGTTAGCTCCCCGGAACGGTTCGGGATGCTGAAGACACTCATCAGCCAAGGATTCATTCCGCAAGGAGGCCCAATGCTTCTGATGCCTGGCGCCAGTACGTTCTCGCAGTATCAGCTGCTGCCGAGCAGTGTCCATCGACAGTCACAACGCAACGTGACACTGATCATCGATGATAATCGGTACAACTTCTACAAGGCGAAAAACAATGGAGAGTGGCTGTGGCGCTGCGTCCGGCATCGGTGGCAGGGCTGCAAGATTGGTGTAGCCGTATCACATTGCTTCGGAAAGTACCATTTCCAACCGTACGGCACCATCAATCACAACCACACCTAG
- the LOC125950602 gene encoding zinc finger protein weckle-like, whose translation MDVTQQALNEFNIIDNIDIIESAVDELLQNQVPTQADYGEIDDVLLSMCRLCAREESQMLEFTEEQLLLIGELNITLSIGIDETSSVCSKICHDCSAFLKEIQSFCSMCLEAQRRISILLTQRNMLPDFLKLDFTVSPKEQFLPMLLASPLLSTETKLQEDGVPAFERITGIATKVEEHSTLEMVEPTNPKQSENKTTSASLASAARTTITPGKRQLVKRAATKVSQLVKSLHSKGKKGSGEMDERTGKNPKLKATKQRKSKVLAPGKVLNKINQQTQPQRTDSRRIVVNGRLEWLCLDCEETFESCARLKTHRQTCALVGTEQSKRIGSFSCDVCDYVHSSLAALRVHRHKHSDKGTKAKRKKTAIAKDETPEKICHVCGKINKSARALRLHLLTHSNEKKNECHICGKRFLRSQALKMHLEVHSDTKQYECEMCGKRFHARAGLYNHRKTHDQSYRRRQCPVCPKRFVHPYQLREHMMIHTGEYPYVCSVCDGKYRSLAKLNRHLEKEHVQIFDHITLVEDCETNEVDDLIVYQPEDDLIPMMDAIPHELATAGSEMTPLELHHHEQEATAVPPSVDIQLAPEGSVFVEDHHHLLSSQENPFVVNCFPGTASQTDDAFYSFMEC comes from the exons ATGGATGTAACACAGCAG GCTTTGAATGAGTTCAACATCATCGAcaacatcgacatcatcgagTCAGCGGTTGATGAGCTGCTACAGAATCAGGTTCCCACCCAGGCGGATTATGGCGAAATCGACGACGTGCTGCTATCGATGTGTCGGCTGTGCGCAAGGGAAGAATCGCAAATGCTGGAGTTCACCGaagaacagctgctgctgatcggtgaACTCAACATTACCTTATCAATCGGCATCGATGAGACGAGCTCCGTTTGCTCCAAGATTTGTCACGACTGCAGTGCTTTTCTGAAGGAGATTCAAAGCTTCTGCAGCATGTGCTTGGAGGCGCAGAGGCGCATCTCTATACTGTTGACACAGCGCAACATGCTCCCGGATTTCCTCAAGCTTGACTTTACCGTGTCGCCGAAGGAACAGTTTCTACCGATGCTGCTTGCTTCGCCATTGCTGTCTACTGAAACGAAACTGCAAGAGGATGGGGTGCCCGCCTTCGAAAGGATCACAGGTATAGCCACCAAGGTGGAAGAACATTCCACGCTGGAAATGGTGGAACCAACGAACCCTAAGCAGTCCGAAAACAAGACCACGTCCGCATCCTTGGCGAGCGCAGCTAGAACGACCATAACGCCTGGTAAGAGGCAGTTAGTTAAACGAGCTGCTACCAAAGTCAGCCAGTTGGTAAAATCTCTGCAttccaaaggaaaaaaagggtcgGGTGAAATGGATGAACGGACGGGCAAAAACCCCAAATTGAAGGCGACGAAACAACGTAAATCGAAAGTATTGGCACCCGGGAAAGTGCTTAACAAAATAAATCAGCAGACCCAACCGCAACGAACCGATTCACGTCGAATAGTGGTCAACGGTCGCCTCGAGTGGCTGTGTCTGGACTGCGAGGAGACCTTCGAAAGCTGTGCAAGGCTTAAAACTCATCGCCAAACCTGCGCACTGGTGGGCACAGAGCAATCGAAGCGTATCGGCTCGTTCTCGTGTGATGTTTGCGATTATGTTCATTCGTCTTTAGCTGCTCTGCGTGTCCATCGCCACAAGCATAGCGACAAGGGAACGAAAGCCAAGCGTAAGAAAACGGCTATCGCGAAGGATGAAACACCGGAGAAGATCTGCCATGTGTGTGGCAAGATCAACAAATCGGCACGCGCCTTACGGTTGCATCTACTTACACAttcgaacgagaagaagaacgaatgCCACATCTGTGGGAAACGGTTTTTACGGTCTCAGGCCTTGAAGATGCATTTGGAAGTGCACTCCGACACGAAGCAATACGAATGCGAGATGTGTGGCAAACGGTTTCACGCCCGAGCCGGTCTTTATAACCATCGCAAAACCCACGATCAGTCTTATCGTCGTCGGCAGTGTCCGGTTTGTCCGAAGCGCTTTGTCCATCCGTACCAGCTGCGGGAACACATGATGATACACACGGGCGAGTACCCGTACGTGTGCAGTGTCTGTGATGGCAAGTATCGCTCACTTGCCAAGCTGAATCGCCATCTCGAGAAGGAACACGTGCAGATCTTTGATCACATTACGCTGGTGGAGGACTGTGAAACGAATGAGGTGGATGATCTGATCGTGTACCAACCGGAAGACGATTTGATACCCATGATGGACGCGATACCGCACGAATTGGCCACCGCTGGGTCCGAAATGACTCCACTGGAACTGCACCACCATGAACAGGAAGCCACAGCCGTACCGCCATCCGTTGACATTCAGCTCGCACCCGAGGGGTCGGTTTTCGtggaggatcatcatcatcttctcagTTCACAGGAGAACCCATTCGTAGTTAACTGTTTCCCTGGCACGGCATCCCAGACGGATGATGCGTTCTACAGTTTTATGGAATGTTAA